GCACCATCCAGAAAGAACAGTGCTGTTTCACCAAATTGAAGAAAAGCTTTCAATTACTGCCCAAGGTGTGCACCATCTTTTTAATGAACTTTACCAAGTGAGAAAGCAGCGCTTACGTATTATTATTCGTATGACTGATCATTATTTAGAGTCAATCCAGAGTCATATGACTACACGAGATTACTTAGCTTCAATCTGGTCACTCACTCATGGAGCTGCTGCAATTCTGAATTCAAGCTTTTATCAACGTTATTTGGGTTCAAGAGATACTTTACGAGTAGCCTATATTGACCAGGCATTAGCCTTACCCAAACAAGCAGTTGAGCAGTACGCTTAATAGGTCGATATGAAATCGAATCTACCATTTCAATCACAAAAAGGCTTTACCCTCATAGAAGTGATGGTAGTCATTGTGATTATGACAATTATGACTTCTCTGGTTGTATTAAATATAGGTGGTGTCGACCAAAAAAAAGCAATGCAGGCGAGAGAGTTATTTTTACTCGATTTGCAGAAAATTAATAAAGAATCGCTCGATCAATCACGTGTATTGGCTTTAGAAACTCATGGTGAGAGAGATGTCTCACCATTTTCTTATGAACTTTATGAATATCACGATCAAAGCACTTTACAAGTACAAGATATAAAAAACCGTTGGCAGAAATATACTGAGTTTAAAACACGGCAACTTCCTGCCCATGTTTCTTTTTCAGTACAACCCTTGGATGACCAGAATTAT
The window above is part of the Acinetobacter baumannii genome. Proteins encoded here:
- a CDS encoding TetR/AcrR family transcriptional regulator, yielding MDRQAQFRAREALIFQVAEQLLLENGEAGMTLDVLAAELDLAKGTLYKHFQSKDELYMLLIIRNERMLLEMVQDTEKAFPEHLAFFMLHHLHHPERTVLFHQIEEKLSITAQGVHHLFNELYQVRKQRLRIIIRMTDHYLESIQSHMTTRDYLASIWSLTHGAAAILNSSFYQRYLGSRDTLRVAYIDQALALPKQAVEQYA
- a CDS encoding type II secretion system protein is translated as MKSNLPFQSQKGFTLIEVMVVIVIMTIMTSLVVLNIGGVDQKKAMQARELFLLDLQKINKESLDQSRVLALETHGERDVSPFSYELYEYHDQSTLQVQDIKNRWQKYTEFKTRQLPAHVSFSVQPLDDQNYSKAKNTDLIGGQTPQLIWFGNGEAKTVKIQFYLEQKPIGSEIQIDHLGKINEI